In Iodobacter fluviatilis, one DNA window encodes the following:
- a CDS encoding OmpA/MotB family protein: MKDKPNEWVSISDLMAGVMAVVMLLLVMSVLQKTYADLKHKKEMEESSVTQKSKVSAILTDLKSSLNKQGTADLVSFDIEAGRITLKDNVFERGSACITAEAKTAIASVEERIAKYLTEVKGAQVFINGHTDNIPVSKPVTDFSHFCTVYDDNFTLSAARAREARKLLIGRLAEEKAKDIIVAGYGDSQPLKGIPHSDAKNRRVEINFAFKGLEP; encoded by the coding sequence ATGAAAGACAAGCCAAATGAATGGGTGTCAATCTCTGATTTAATGGCGGGTGTAATGGCAGTTGTTATGCTTTTGCTTGTTATGTCTGTTCTGCAAAAGACCTATGCGGATCTAAAGCATAAAAAAGAAATGGAAGAAAGCTCAGTTACGCAAAAAAGCAAAGTTTCTGCCATTTTGACTGACTTAAAATCTTCACTGAATAAACAAGGAACTGCAGATTTAGTCTCTTTTGATATTGAAGCAGGCAGAATTACACTAAAAGATAATGTATTTGAACGAGGTAGCGCATGTATCACTGCCGAGGCAAAAACAGCCATTGCCAGTGTAGAGGAAAGAATCGCTAAATATCTAACGGAAGTAAAAGGTGCGCAGGTATTTATTAATGGGCATACAGACAATATTCCCGTGTCAAAACCTGTCACTGATTTTTCCCATTTTTGCACTGTATATGATGACAACTTTACTCTTTCGGCCGCACGTGCACGTGAAGCTCGCAAATTACTCATAGGTAGGCTAGCAGAAGAAAAAGCAAAAGACATTATTGTTGCTGGATATGGGGACTCTCAACCATTAAAAGGGATTCCACATAGTGATGCAAAAAATCGACGGGTAGAAATTAACTTTGCCTTCAAAGGGCTTGAACCTTAA